The segment CTTAAAGCATGCTTCCATTCTTGTGTACAGTTGCTTCCATAAGAAAATAATGCTACCCCACATAGTGCTCTATTTGTAATGCTCGGGATAATTCGAGCGACAGAGCATGACACTGCATCCTCTAGCTGCTCTGTATTAATGGGGCTTGTAATGGACACAACACATTTGTCTGCCGAAAGATATGGAGCGATGTCAGAAGCTACACTAAAGACATCATGCGGCTTTACACACAAAAAAATAAGATCAGCATTTTGCGCAACCTTCTTGGCTGTTTTTAAAACAGTAACTGCCGGATATATCTCCTTAATTTGAATTGCTTTTGCCAGCGTACGATTTTGTATTAGTAAGTCAGCAGGAGAAATAGCCTTACTTTCAAGCAATGCCTCTATAAGAATTTTCCCCATATTGCCTGTTCCAATCATTCCTATTTTCACGGTTTATTTCCCCCCTATAATGAGCGGTTTCTCATATAACGATATGAGTGTTTAACATGGATTATACCTAGAAAGGAAGAATACTGACATGAAATGGCTTTCAGAAAAAAGACTTATTATATTGCTTTGCGCGGCACTTGCTGTGTTTATTGGGTATCACTTTGTTTCTAAAGCAAATGAGACTGCAGCAGGAATAGAGCTGGGAGAGCTGGCTGATGCTGGCATGGAGGAAGCACAAGTAAAACAGGAGCCAGAGCCAGATATCTATGTCGATGTGAAAGGAGCTGTTAAGGCTCCCGGCTTGTATGAAGCAAAACAAGGAGAACGGGTCATGGATATAATTGAAAGGGCGAATGGATTCACAAACGAAGCTGACGAAAATGCGATCAATCTCGCAGAAAGAGTGGAAGATGAGATGATTGTTTATATTCCAAAGCTTGGTGAGGAGCTAAAAAGTGTTAATGGTGATGCAGGACAGAATGGGGATACAGCCCTTGTAAACATTAATGAAGCAAACAGCAGTCAATTGCTTACATTGCCTGGAATAGGAGAAGCTAAAGCATCTGCAATTATGGATTACAGAGAACAAAATGGCGGGTTTAAGGATGCGGCTGAATTAAAGGAAATAAGCGGGATTGGTGAGAAAACTTTTGAAAAGTTAAAGGAGCTTATCACAGTAAAGTAGCGTTTCTGATGTCAAATTGACGTAGAGATGTCTTGCATATAAACTAAGGATAGTTTTTAAGATCTTTTTTAGGAGTGGCTGAAAAATGGAAAGATTATCTTGGAATGAATATTTTATGGCACAAAGTGAATTACTTGCATTGAGGAGTACATGTACTAGGCTTGCTGTCGGTGCAACAATTGTCAGGGATAAAAGAATCATAGCAGGAGGCTACAATGGCAGTATTGCTGGTGGGGTGCACTGTATGGATGAAGGCTGTTACGTAATTGATCATCATTGTGTCCGCACGATTCATGCAGAAATGAATGCCATCCTGCAATGTGCTAAGTTTGGTGTGGCAACAGCCTCAGCAGACATTTATGTTACTCATTTTCCTTGCCTGCAATGCTGTAAGGCGATTGTACAGGCCGGTATTAAGACAGTATATTATGAACATGATTATAAAAACCACCCATATGCGATTGAGCTTTTTAAACAGGCAAAGGTACATGTTGAAAAGGTAGAAAAACAACAGGTTATTTTTGATAATAATAAAATGGAAAAGAAGCTATTTGTTGAGACGTTGTTAAATCAGCTGAAAGATAGCAGGGAGGACATGGAAGGGATTGAGGAATTAGAAAAGCAAGCAGAAGAGCTGTTTTCCATTATCCCTACAGAAACTTCTTCAGTATAAGGAAGAAGTTTCTCTTTAAATTTTATGAGCAGACAATATAATAACCTCCTTTTTTATGCAATAGCTTCGCTTCTGGCAACCCTCTCTGCCTTAACATTTTTCCTCCCTTTTGCGGCA is part of the Niallia taxi genome and harbors:
- the comER gene encoding late competence protein ComER, with the translated sequence MKIGMIGTGNMGKILIEALLESKAISPADLLIQNRTLAKAIQIKEIYPAVTVLKTAKKVAQNADLIFLCVKPHDVFSVASDIAPYLSADKCVVSITSPINTEQLEDAVSCSVARIIPSITNRALCGVALFSYGSNCTQEWKHALSTLFNNFSTPTEIADNITRVASDIVSCGPAFFSYLTQRFIDGAVEETDIDADTATKLASEMLIGLGQLLEKGYYTLPTLQEKVSVKGGVTGEGINVLEKNIGDTFNQLFQATQHKFEEDLQSVKNSLVIHKNI
- a CDS encoding helix-hairpin-helix domain-containing protein, with translation MKWLSEKRLIILLCAALAVFIGYHFVSKANETAAGIELGELADAGMEEAQVKQEPEPDIYVDVKGAVKAPGLYEAKQGERVMDIIERANGFTNEADENAINLAERVEDEMIVYIPKLGEELKSVNGDAGQNGDTALVNINEANSSQLLTLPGIGEAKASAIMDYREQNGGFKDAAELKEISGIGEKTFEKLKELITVK
- a CDS encoding ComE operon protein 2, translated to MERLSWNEYFMAQSELLALRSTCTRLAVGATIVRDKRIIAGGYNGSIAGGVHCMDEGCYVIDHHCVRTIHAEMNAILQCAKFGVATASADIYVTHFPCLQCCKAIVQAGIKTVYYEHDYKNHPYAIELFKQAKVHVEKVEKQQVIFDNNKMEKKLFVETLLNQLKDSREDMEGIEELEKQAEELFSIIPTETSSV